The sequence AGCCCGAGTTTGCCGAGGACCCGTGCGAGGCGTCCGGCCACGGCGTCCTCGGGCAGGGCGAGGGCGGCGGCGATCTCGGCGTCCCTCAGGCCACGGCCGACCGCATGGAGCATCTCGCGCTCCTGAGGCGTGAGGGTGGTGACGGGCGGTTGGCCGGTGGTGGCGGTCGTCGGCATCGCGGCTCCTGGGCTCCGGAGTGGTCGGTCTGGCGGATGCCGTCGACGCTGGCCCCGGCGGCGGCCGACGGACAGGCCAGCGGACCGGCCGTATCCGGCCGGTGGCCGCGCTAGAGTCCCTCACCAGGGGAAAGACCATATGGCGGGGGGAAGGTCGTGACCTGTGACCAGTGAGTTCAACGTGCTGTTGCGACAGCTGCGGCACCAGGCGCAGATGACTCAGGAGGCCCTGGCGGAGCGCGCCGGAGTGGGCGTGCGCACCATCCGCGGGTTGGAGACGGGGGAGCGCGCCGACCCCAGGGTGACCACGGTGCGGCTGCTCGCCGACGCCCTCGGGCTGAGCCCCGACGAACGCGAGGAACTGCTGGCGGCCGCCATCCGCCGGACCGGGGAGGGGAACCGGACCGGGGAGGGGAAACAGGCGGACGACGCGGACGCCGCGGCCGACCGCGTCGAACCGGTACCGGAGCAGCCGCGCTCGGCGTTGTACGAAACCCTGGCCGACGTCGCCGACCAGCTCGCACATGTGACGGCCGCCCGCTGGCAGCACGAGGAGGAGCAGCGGCAGGTCCACGACCCCTATCCGCTGCCGGTGCGCTGGCGGCCGGTTGCCGAGGAACTGACCGACCACTGGGCCAACATCCGCCGGCTGCCCGCCGGGGCCACGCCCGGTCCGCTGGACCTGAGCGGGCGCCTGGACGAGATCGTGGATGTCTACCGGCGCATCCCGTCCGGACGGCTGGTGGTGCTGGGCCGCTCCGGCTCCGGGAAGACGATTCTCGCCGTGCGGTTCGTCCTGGACCACCTGAAGTCGAGGGCCCGCACCGAAGCCGTACCGGTGATCTTCAGCGTGGGCTCATGGGATCCCACCGCCCTCACCTTCCGGGACTGGCTGACCGCGCAACTGACGCGCGATCACCCCGGGCTCGCCGCCCCGGGACCCGGCGGGTCGAGTCTGGCCGCCACGCTGGTCGAGACGGGCCGTGTGCTCCCCGTGCTGGACGGCTTCGACGAGATCGCCAGCGGTCTGCGCCGTCCCGCGCTGGAGGCACTCAACGCCACCACCCTCTCCCTGCTGCTGACGAGCCGCCCGGCCGAGTACGCCGCGGCCGTGGCGGAGACCGATGTGCTCACCTCCGCCGCCGCGGTGGACCTGACCGATCTCACCCTGAGCGATCTGGCCGACTACCTGCCGCGCACCACGCGCAAGGCCCGTGGTGGGTCCCCCGCGGCGACCGCCTGGGACCCGGTGCTGCACGAGCTGCGCGATCGGCCGCACAGCCAGGCCGGTGCCAACCTCGCCGCGGTGCTGTCCACTCCGCTGATGGTCACGCTGGCCCGCGCCGTCTACAGCGACACCCCCGACGGCGACCCGGCCTCGCTCCTGGACACCCGGCGATTCGGCAGCGCCGAGAAGCTGGAGGACCATCTCCTCGACAATTTCACCGCCACGGTCTACCGCCCTCGGCCCGAGCCCCGCCCGGACAGCAGACCGCGTCGCACCTACGACCCGGAACGCGCCCAGTACTGGCTCGGCTACCTCGCCCACCACCTGACCCGGCTGGACACCCCCAACCTGGAGTGGTGGCGGCTCGGTTGCGGGCTTCGCCGCACCACGCGCACGCTGGTGACCGCGCTGGTGATCGCTCTGACCATCGGGCTCGTCGACTGCGTCGTCGGCACCCTCTTCGACTCCCTCTCGTACCAGCTCACGGACGGGCTGGTGGCCGGGCTGCTCTCCGGGCTCATGTTCGGGATCGCGTACTGGTTCATGGTCGCGGCCAAGAACGTGGCGGTGCAGCCATCAGGTGTGCGCATGCGCATATCCGGCCGCTCCATGCGGACATCCGGCCGATACACACGGACGTCCGGCCGGAGCGCGCGGACATTCGGCGGCGAAGCGGCGACCGCGCGGAGAGCCCTCCTCCGACTGGGAATCGGGTTGCTGTGCGGGCTCGTCTTCGGCCTCGGCTACGGCTTCGTACGCGGCGTGCTCAACGGCGTCGTCCACCACGTCGGCCCTGCGATCACCCTGACCATCGGCCTCGGCGACGGCATCATCTACGGCCTCGTCTTCGCGCTGGGAGCGGGCCCCGCCTTCGGCCTGCTGGCCCTTTTCGAAACCCCTCTCGACATCCGGTCCGCCGTCAATCCGGTCAGCCTGCTGCGTACGAACTGTCGCACGGTCGCCGTCCAGTTCCTCCTCTGGGCCCCCGTCTTCGGACTCCTGGTCGGCTTCGGTTCCGGCGCGGTGATCCGGCCCCTGCCGGCGATCATGGGCCCACTCGTCTGGAACCTCTCGGCCGCGCTGAAACTGGGCGTCATCAGCGGTCTCGGCGGCGCCCTCGGCTACGCGCTCAGCCTGACCGCCTGGGGCCAATGGGCGGTCTTCTCCCGCTTCTGGCTGCCGCTGACCGGCCGACTGCCCTGGTCCCTCGTCACGTTCCTCGAGGACGCCTACCAGCGGGGCGTGCTCCGTCAGGCCGGCGCGGTCTACCAATTCCGCCACGCCCGCCTGCAACACCACCTCGCCCGCTCCTATCGGCCACCCCATGTCGCGGAACGGCCGACCGAACCGGGGCCCGCCGCGCCGACGTGACGGCGCGGCCGGGTCATCCGGGTCATCCGGATCATTCGGTGTGGGCGCGGATGAACTCCTCGTACGCCTCCGGTGTGGCCTCGGTCGGGAGCGGCCGGTACAGCTCGCGTGCGCCCGGGACGAGTTGGCGGGCGACGAGGTCGGCGTGGATCTCCTGGAGATGGGAGATCTCGCCGGCGGACGGGTTGACCGCCGCCGCTGCCGGTGCGGCCACATGCGCGAGGACGTCGTCGGTGCGGGGTGCGGTGCGTGTGAGGACGTCTCCGAGGCCGGTGGCGGCGGCGTCCCGCTTGGTGAGCGAGGGCAACGACCAGCGTTCTTCGAGGGTCTTGAGGACGCTGGTGTGATCCAGCGGAGCCGCGTTGGCGGGTGCGCGGAACACGATGCCCTGGTCGATCAGCGGGGACACCAGCACGGCCGGCACCCGGACGCCGAACCGGGCGAAGTCGAAGCCGAACTCGCCTGCGGTGCCGTCCCCGGGCGGCGTGGCCGTGGCCGGGGGAGGAACGTGGTCGTAACATCCGCCGTGTTCGTCGTAGGTGATGACCAACAGCGTCTTCTCCCAGGCCGGGCTGTCGTGCAGGGTGCGGTACACCTGCTGGATGAGCTGTTCGCCCTTGGCCACGTCGTCGACCGGGTGCTCGCTGCTTCCGGTGGCGCTCCAACTGGGCTCCAGGAAGGTGAAGGTGGTCAGTGCTCCCGTCCGGGCGGCGGCCTGGAAGTCGGTGAACACGCCGAAGTGGTTGGCGGAGGCGCTGTGGATATCGGGGAAGTTTCCCCTGGTCAGAGGATCACTGACGTTGCCGTACACCTTCCAGTCGAGATTGTTTTTGCTGAGCAGGCCGAAGATGCTCGGGCAGGTGAAGGTGTGGGTGTGGTCGTCCATGTGTCCCTGGCTGGTGGCGGCGCAGG is a genomic window of Streptomyces gilvosporeus containing:
- a CDS encoding helix-turn-helix domain-containing protein, which encodes MTSEFNVLLRQLRHQAQMTQEALAERAGVGVRTIRGLETGERADPRVTTVRLLADALGLSPDEREELLAAAIRRTGEGNRTGEGKQADDADAAADRVEPVPEQPRSALYETLADVADQLAHVTAARWQHEEEQRQVHDPYPLPVRWRPVAEELTDHWANIRRLPAGATPGPLDLSGRLDEIVDVYRRIPSGRLVVLGRSGSGKTILAVRFVLDHLKSRARTEAVPVIFSVGSWDPTALTFRDWLTAQLTRDHPGLAAPGPGGSSLAATLVETGRVLPVLDGFDEIASGLRRPALEALNATTLSLLLTSRPAEYAAAVAETDVLTSAAAVDLTDLTLSDLADYLPRTTRKARGGSPAATAWDPVLHELRDRPHSQAGANLAAVLSTPLMVTLARAVYSDTPDGDPASLLDTRRFGSAEKLEDHLLDNFTATVYRPRPEPRPDSRPRRTYDPERAQYWLGYLAHHLTRLDTPNLEWWRLGCGLRRTTRTLVTALVIALTIGLVDCVVGTLFDSLSYQLTDGLVAGLLSGLMFGIAYWFMVAAKNVAVQPSGVRMRISGRSMRTSGRYTRTSGRSARTFGGEAATARRALLRLGIGLLCGLVFGLGYGFVRGVLNGVVHHVGPAITLTIGLGDGIIYGLVFALGAGPAFGLLALFETPLDIRSAVNPVSLLRTNCRTVAVQFLLWAPVFGLLVGFGSGAVIRPLPAIMGPLVWNLSAALKLGVISGLGGALGYALSLTAWGQWAVFSRFWLPLTGRLPWSLVTFLEDAYQRGVLRQAGAVYQFRHARLQHHLARSYRPPHVAERPTEPGPAAPT
- a CDS encoding alkaline phosphatase family protein, which gives rise to MAHGSRLSAMEHLVVLMLENRSFDHLLGFLYTNQNNVAPSGQPYEGLTGTESNPDKQGQPVKVSQILPTDAHPYFTPGANPGEGYKPTNAQLFGSITAPSPPTATMDGFVTNFADTLVQRTQQAQHSPPGHRPTIIPGTTDGDIMRCHTPQSLPVLAALARGYAVCDHWFSPAPTETMPNRAFACAATSQGHMDDHTHTFTCPSIFGLLSKNNLDWKVYGNVSDPLTRGNFPDIHSASANHFGVFTDFQAAARTGALTTFTFLEPSWSATGSSEHPVDDVAKGEQLIQQVYRTLHDSPAWEKTLLVITYDEHGGCYDHVPPPATATPPGDGTAGEFGFDFARFGVRVPAVLVSPLIDQGIVFRAPANAAPLDHTSVLKTLEERWSLPSLTKRDAAATGLGDVLTRTAPRTDDVLAHVAAPAAAAVNPSAGEISHLQEIHADLVARQLVPGARELYRPLPTEATPEAYEEFIRAHTE